In the genome of Streptomyces sp. Q6, the window CTGGAGTACCGCTTCCTGGACCTGCGCCGCGAGCGCATGCACCGCAACATCATGCTGCGCTCGTCCGTGATCGCCTCGATCCGCTCGAAGATGGTCGCCCTCGGCTTCAACGAGATGGCGACGCCGATCCTCACCGCGACCTCCCCCGAGGGCGCCCGTGACTTCGTCGTCCCGTCCCGTCTGAACCCGGGCAAGTTCTACGCCCTGCCGCAGGCGCCGCAGCAGTTCAAGCAGCTGCTGATGATCTCCGGCTTCGACCGCTACTTCCAGATCGCGCCGTGCTTCCGCGACGAGGACGCGCGCGCCGACCGCTCGCCGGGCGAGTTCTACCAGCTCGACATCGAGATGAGCTTCGTCGAGCAGGAAGACGTCTTCCAGCCGATCGAGAAGCTCATGACGGAGCTGTTCACGGAGTACGGCGGCGGCCGTGAGGTCACCTCGCCGTTCCCGCGGATCCCGTTCCGCGAGTCGATGCTGAAGTACGGCAACGACAAGCCCGACCTGCGCGCCAAGCTCGAACTCGTCGACATCACCGACGTGTTCGAGGGCTCCGAGTTCAAGGCGTTCGCCGGCAAGCACGTGCGCGCGCTGCCCGTCCCGGACACCGCCTCGCAGTCCCGCAAGTTCTTCGACGGCCTCGGTGACTACGCGGTCGAGCAGGGCGCCAAGGGCCTGGCCTGGATCCGCGTCGGCGAGGACGGCACGTTCGCGGGCCCGATCGCGAAGTTCCTCACCGAGGAGAACGTCAAGGTCCTGACCGAGCGTCTGGGCCTGGCCGCCGGGCACGCCGTGTTCTTCGGCGCCGGCGAGTACGACGAGGTCTCCAAGATCATGGGCGCCGTCCGTGTCGAGGCCGCCAAGCGCGCCGGGCACTTCGAGGAGGGCGTGTTCCGCTTCTGCTGGATCGTCGACTTCCCGATGTACGAGAAGGACGAGGAGACCGGCAAGATCGACTTCTCCCACAACCCGTTCTCCATGCCGCAGGGCGGCATGAAGGACCTGGAGGAGAAGGACCCGCTGGACATCCTGGCCTGGCAGTACGACATCGTCTGCAACGGCATCGAGCTGTCCTCCGGCGCGATCCGGAACCACGAGCCCGACATCATGCTCAAGGCCTTCGAGATCGCGGGCTACGACCGTGACACCGTCGAGCACGAGTTCGCGGGCATGCTCCGCGCATTCCGCTTCGGCGCCCCGCCGCACGGCGGGATCGCCCCGGGCGTCGACCGCATCGTCATGCTCCTCGCCGACGAGCCGAACATCCGGGAGACCATCGGCTTCCCGCTGAACGGCAACGCGCAGGACCTGATGATGGGCGCGCCCACCGAGCTGGACGAGTCGCGCCTGCGCGAGCTCAACATCCAGCTGCGCAAGCCGGTCGAGAAGAAGTAGCGACCCGCCCGCACCCACGGAAGGGCCCGGAACCGTCCCGCACGGTTGTGGGCCCTTCCGCATGCGGTACGAGGGGCGGGCTCAGCCCGAGCGCGGGACGACCAGCCCCGACCCGTACGCCGCGACGATCCGCACCGCCTCGAAAAGGCGCTCCGCCTGCATGTCCTTGAGGAGGGAGCCGCTCGCCCCGGCGGCCGGGGCGCACGAACCTCACCGAGGACACCGTCTACGACCGGGGCGGTGTCACCGGCGGCCTGCTGAAGCTGCGCCACCGCAAGGGCCGCGTCGAGCGCGGCGTGACCGGCACCATCACGGTGGGCGTGGACCCGGACGTGACGAACGAGGGCCAGGACCAGGTGACGTCGACCGCGTCCGCGTCCGCGGCACCGTCCGCCTGAGGCCCCTGACACGAAGGTGGCCCGGGACCGTCCGGTCCCGGGCCACCTTCACGTTCAGCGGTGCGTCACGCGGCCGGCTCGCCGCCGAAGCGCTCCTTGTACGACTCCAGGTCCTCGTCGGTGATCTTCGCGAAGAGGACCGGCGGCACGGTGAAGGCGGTACCCGCCGGAACCGCCGTCAGAGCGCGGGCCTCGTCGCCGGTGATCCACGTACGGGCCTCGTCGCCGGGCAGCTCGAACGCGGCGCGCATCGCGGCCGCGGACGACGGGATGAACGGCTCGGAGACCACCGAGTACAGGTGGATCAGGTTCATCGCCGTACGGAGGGTCAGGGCGGCGCCCTCCGGGTTCGTCTTGATCTCCAGCCAGGGGGCCTTCTCCTCCAGGTAGGAGTTGCCCGCCGACCACAGGGCGCGCAGCGCGGCCGCGGCCTTGCGGAACTGGAGGGCCTCCATCTGCTCCTCGTACTCGGCGAGGAGACGGGAGATCTCGACGCCCAGCTTCGTCTCGGCCTCGCCCGGCTCGCCGCCCGCGGGGACCTCGTCGCCGAAGCGCTTGCGGGAGAAGGACAGGACGCGGTTGACGAAGTTGCCGAGGGTGTCGGCCAGGTCCTTGTTCACCGTCGCCGTGAAGTGCTCCCACGTGAACGACGAGTCGTCCGACTCCGGGGCGTTCGCGATGAGGAAGTAGCGCCAGTAGTCGGCCGGCAGGATCGCGAGGGCCTGGTCGGTGAAGACACCGCGCTTCTGCGACGTGGAGAACTTCCCGCCGTAGTACGTCAGCCAGTTGAAGGCCTTGAGGTAGTCGACCTTCTTCCACGGCTCGCGGACGCCCATCTGCGTCGCCGGGAACATGACGGAGTGGAACGGGACGTTGTCCTTCGCCATGAACTCCGTGTAGCGCACGTCGCCGGCGCCCTCGGGCTCGTACCACCACGACTTCCAGTCGCGGACCTCGCCGTCGGCGGCCTGGTCGGCCCACTCCTTCGTCGACCCGATGTACTCGATCGGGGC includes:
- the aspS gene encoding aspartate--tRNA ligase gives rise to the protein MHRYRSHTCGELRASDVGTDVRLSGWLHNRRDLGGILFIDLRDHYGITQLVARPGTKAAEVLDKLTKETVVRIDGQVVSRGADNVNAELPTGEIEIEAAEVEVLGAAQQLPFQINQDDGVGEERRLEYRFLDLRRERMHRNIMLRSSVIASIRSKMVALGFNEMATPILTATSPEGARDFVVPSRLNPGKFYALPQAPQQFKQLLMISGFDRYFQIAPCFRDEDARADRSPGEFYQLDIEMSFVEQEDVFQPIEKLMTELFTEYGGGREVTSPFPRIPFRESMLKYGNDKPDLRAKLELVDITDVFEGSEFKAFAGKHVRALPVPDTASQSRKFFDGLGDYAVEQGAKGLAWIRVGEDGTFAGPIAKFLTEENVKVLTERLGLAAGHAVFFGAGEYDEVSKIMGAVRVEAAKRAGHFEEGVFRFCWIVDFPMYEKDEETGKIDFSHNPFSMPQGGMKDLEEKDPLDILAWQYDIVCNGIELSSGAIRNHEPDIMLKAFEIAGYDRDTVEHEFAGMLRAFRFGAPPHGGIAPGVDRIVMLLADEPNIRETIGFPLNGNAQDLMMGAPTELDESRLRELNIQLRKPVEKK
- the metG gene encoding methionine--tRNA ligase; the protein is MARHLITSALPYINGIKHLGNMVGSMLPADVYARYLRQRGHDVLYICATDEHGTPAELAAKEQGIPVAEFCAQAHDAQKAVYDGFDLAFDHFGRSSSPQNAEITQHFARKLNENGFIEERAIRQVYSPADGRFLPDRYVEGTCPHCGYDKARGDQCENCTRVLDPTDLINPRSAISGSTELEVRETKHLFLLQSKLQVEVEAWIDEVAGEWPQLASSIARKWLTEGLNDRAITRDLDWGVPVPADTWPELAADGKVFYVWFDAPIEYIGSTKEWADQAADGEVRDWKSWWYEPEGAGDVRYTEFMAKDNVPFHSVMFPATQMGVREPWKKVDYLKAFNWLTYYGGKFSTSQKRGVFTDQALAILPADYWRYFLIANAPESDDSSFTWEHFTATVNKDLADTLGNFVNRVLSFSRKRFGDEVPAGGEPGEAETKLGVEISRLLAEYEEQMEALQFRKAAAALRALWSAGNSYLEEKAPWLEIKTNPEGAALTLRTAMNLIHLYSVVSEPFIPSSAAAMRAAFELPGDEARTWITGDEARALTAVPAGTAFTVPPVLFAKITDEDLESYKERFGGEPAA